A single region of the Streptomyces vilmorinianum genome encodes:
- a CDS encoding ATP-dependent Clp protease ATP-binding subunit, whose amino-acid sequence MTMSPLGSFGGPDPFNELLNRFFGMSPGASPPAVQRVPIGRLLTDSARELIGRATARATEDGSADLDTEHLLWACTQAEPARSLLARAGADPDELGKAVADVLPGASGVPSAKPGLTPAAKRVLLRAYERSQESGVSYIGPEHILGALLDDPRAAAAKLLSAYGTDVGGLRSTADRAARAEGAPAARPESTTPTLDEYGRDLTEEARAGKLDPVVGRAEEIEQTVEILSRRSKNNPVLIGEPGVGKTAIVEGLAQRIVAGEVPKTLEGKRVVALDLSGLVAGAQYRGQFEERLKNVIDEVKADADATVLFIDELHTVVGAGAAGEGAMDAGNMLKPALARGELHVVGATTIDEYRRYVEKDAALERRFQPVLIPEPSVEETIQILEGLRDSYEAHHQVRYSDAALVAAAELSDRYVSDRFLPDKAIDLIDQTGARVRLRSLGRSSEVAGREDRLAKLGREKDEAVAAEDFEKANELKQEIARVEAEPAGVEERREGVMEVTLDDIAEVLSRRTGIPVAQMTQSEKEKLLKLEDALHSRVVGQDEAVTAIAQAVRRNRAGMGDPHRPVGSFLFLGPTGVGKTELAKALAELLFGDESRMVRFDMSEFQEKHTVSRLVGAPPGYVGHEEAGQLTERVRRQPYSVLLFDEVEKAHPDVFNTLLQVLDDGRLTDSQGRTVDFRNCVVIMTSNIGAQRILAHHGDVSEIRDDLMRDLRGHFAPEFLNRIDETIIFHGLDEDDLGRILDLLLRRSERRVRSQGLELRVTDAAKKLLVAHGHQPEFGARPLRRTIQAELDNRIADLLLGGEADPGDTIVADIENDALVCRVTRPQAAAA is encoded by the coding sequence ATGACCATGTCCCCCCTCGGTTCCTTCGGTGGACCGGACCCGTTCAACGAGCTCCTCAACCGCTTCTTCGGCATGTCCCCCGGCGCCTCTCCCCCGGCCGTCCAGCGGGTGCCGATCGGCCGGCTGCTCACCGACTCGGCGCGGGAACTGATCGGGCGGGCGACCGCCCGGGCCACCGAGGACGGCAGCGCGGACCTGGACACCGAGCATCTGCTCTGGGCGTGCACGCAGGCGGAACCGGCGCGGAGCCTGCTCGCGCGGGCGGGCGCCGACCCCGACGAGCTGGGCAAGGCGGTCGCGGACGTGCTGCCCGGCGCGAGCGGCGTCCCGTCGGCGAAGCCCGGACTCACCCCGGCGGCCAAGCGCGTCCTGCTGCGCGCGTACGAGCGCTCGCAGGAGTCCGGTGTCTCCTACATCGGACCGGAGCACATCCTCGGCGCCCTGCTCGACGACCCCCGTGCGGCGGCGGCGAAGCTGCTGAGCGCGTACGGGACGGATGTCGGCGGTCTGCGCTCGACCGCCGACCGGGCCGCACGGGCGGAGGGCGCGCCCGCGGCCCGGCCGGAGAGCACGACGCCCACACTCGACGAGTACGGCCGGGATCTGACGGAGGAGGCACGGGCCGGGAAGCTCGACCCGGTGGTCGGACGGGCCGAGGAGATCGAGCAGACCGTCGAGATCCTCTCCCGCCGGTCGAAGAACAACCCGGTCCTCATCGGTGAGCCGGGCGTGGGCAAGACCGCGATCGTGGAGGGGCTCGCCCAGCGGATCGTGGCGGGCGAGGTGCCGAAGACGCTGGAGGGCAAGCGGGTCGTCGCGCTCGACCTCTCCGGGCTCGTCGCCGGCGCCCAGTATCGCGGCCAGTTCGAGGAGCGGCTGAAGAACGTCATCGACGAGGTGAAGGCGGACGCGGACGCGACGGTGCTGTTCATCGACGAGCTGCACACCGTGGTGGGGGCGGGCGCGGCGGGCGAGGGCGCGATGGACGCCGGCAACATGCTCAAGCCGGCACTGGCCCGCGGCGAGCTGCATGTCGTGGGCGCGACCACGATCGACGAGTACCGGCGGTACGTGGAGAAGGACGCCGCGCTGGAGCGGCGCTTCCAGCCCGTGTTGATCCCCGAGCCCTCGGTGGAGGAGACGATCCAGATCCTGGAGGGGCTGCGGGACTCCTACGAGGCCCACCACCAGGTCCGCTACAGCGACGCGGCGCTCGTGGCGGCCGCCGAGCTCTCCGACCGCTATGTCTCCGACCGGTTCCTGCCCGACAAGGCCATCGACCTGATCGACCAGACGGGCGCCCGGGTGCGGCTGCGCTCCCTGGGCAGGTCGAGCGAGGTGGCCGGCCGTGAGGACCGGCTCGCGAAGCTGGGGCGTGAGAAGGACGAGGCCGTCGCGGCCGAGGACTTCGAGAAGGCGAACGAGCTCAAGCAGGAGATCGCCCGTGTGGAGGCCGAGCCGGCCGGCGTCGAGGAGCGGCGCGAGGGCGTGATGGAGGTGACGCTCGACGACATCGCGGAGGTGCTGTCCCGGCGTACGGGCATCCCCGTGGCGCAGATGACGCAGAGCGAGAAGGAGAAGCTGCTCAAGCTGGAGGACGCCCTGCACAGCCGGGTGGTGGGCCAGGACGAGGCGGTCACCGCCATCGCCCAGGCCGTGCGCCGCAACCGGGCGGGCATGGGTGACCCGCACCGTCCGGTGGGCTCCTTCCTCTTCCTCGGCCCGACGGGTGTCGGCAAGACGGAACTGGCCAAGGCGCTGGCGGAGTTGCTGTTCGGCGACGAGAGCCGCATGGTCCGCTTCGACATGAGCGAGTTCCAGGAGAAGCACACGGTCTCCCGGCTCGTCGGCGCCCCGCCCGGATACGTCGGACACGAGGAGGCGGGCCAGCTGACCGAGAGGGTGCGCCGGCAGCCGTACAGCGTCCTGCTCTTCGACGAGGTGGAGAAGGCGCACCCCGATGTCTTCAACACCCTGCTCCAGGTGCTGGACGACGGCCGGCTCACGGACTCCCAGGGGCGGACGGTCGACTTCCGCAACTGTGTGGTCATCATGACGTCGAACATCGGCGCCCAGCGGATCCTGGCCCATCACGGGGACGTCTCCGAGATCCGGGACGATCTGATGCGGGACCTGCGCGGCCACTTCGCGCCCGAGTTCCTCAACCGTATCGACGAGACGATCATTTTCCACGGTCTCGACGAGGACGATCTGGGCCGGATCCTCGATCTGCTGTTGCGTCGGAGCGAGCGCCGGGTGCGTTCCCAGGGGCTGGAGCTCCGGGTGACCGACGCGGCGAAGAAGCTGCTCGTCGCGCACGGGCATCAGCCGGAGTTCGGCGCCCGGCCGCTGCGCCGCACCATCCAGGCCGAGCTGGACAACCGGATCGCGGACCTGCTCCTGGGCGGTGAGGCCGACCCCGGCGACACGATCGTGGCGGACATCGAGAACGACGCCCTGGTGTGCCGGGTGACGCGGCCCCAGGCGGCCGCGGCGTGA
- a CDS encoding tetratricopeptide repeat protein, which translates to MNDDVRDGLLAEAVGLRERGRQEEARARLVELAARYPDDAEVAYQTAWAHDVLGLEAEAVPFYGRALDAAAGDGLSPEDRKGALLGLGSTLRILGRYEEAVTTLRGAAEEFPEDGALRTFLAMALFNTGEHHESARLLLRLLAATSDDPSVRRYRRAIEHYAEDLDETV; encoded by the coding sequence ATGAACGACGACGTACGAGACGGCCTGCTGGCCGAGGCGGTCGGCCTGCGGGAGCGGGGCCGTCAGGAGGAGGCGCGGGCCCGCCTGGTGGAGCTCGCCGCGCGGTACCCCGACGACGCGGAGGTGGCCTACCAGACCGCCTGGGCCCACGACGTCCTCGGCCTGGAGGCGGAGGCCGTCCCCTTCTACGGGCGCGCGCTGGACGCGGCGGCCGGCGACGGGCTCTCCCCGGAGGACCGCAAGGGAGCACTCCTTGGCCTCGGCAGCACGCTGCGCATCCTCGGCCGCTACGAGGAGGCCGTCACCACCCTGCGCGGCGCGGCCGAGGAGTTCCCCGAGGACGGGGCGCTGCGGACGTTCCTGGCGATGGCCCTGTTCAACACCGGCGAGCACCACGAGTCCGCACGCCTGCTGCTGCGCCTGCTCGCGGCCACCAGCGACGACCCGTCCGTACGGCGGTACCGGCGCGCCATCGAGCACTACGCCGAGGATCTGGACGAGACGGTGTGA
- a CDS encoding extracellular catalytic domain type 2 short-chain-length polyhydroxyalkanoate depolymerase, with protein sequence MRPFHRLRSLRPLRPLRPRGPRRLTALLLFAAAALFPAASPAAAAAPTPVPGQLQPYNVEAVYSSGISSGGYMATQLHVAYSGTFSGSAAFASGPYGCAQNTLSTALNACMNTTQDLQLAKLEQTTRDWSAQGLVDPVAHLSGDPVYVFSGSGDTTVKRPVADALADYYGRFGARVQYNRTTAAGHAWISPLGPNSCTVTQSPWINNCGIDAERELLGHLLGSVAAPSGSPGGTLIQFDQNAYAPGGAAAPLSLDDKGFVYVPASCAQGASCTLMVALHGCKQGHGYQGFGTQFVDKAYLNEYADTNDMIVLYPQAVATATLENPNGCWNWWGYLGDSAHARHGGKQIEAVMGMVRALRGSAPPPVTDRVTLSSVDAQDGYVKAAADGSGAAVGTLEDTYGLALGRGTDSKVNRTLLSFDTSRIPAGKEITRAYLTVNRSSGSGDPWSSPAGNRLVVDVTTGCVGACAVEASDWSAAATVAGGAQIASFSSGSASSTDLSAQALGALNRGGTTQMRLRFEAAPASTAYLFVNKDTPVTLTVEYR encoded by the coding sequence ATGCGTCCATTCCACCGTCTCCGTTCACTCCGCCCACTCCGCCCACTCCGCCCGCGCGGGCCGCGCCGGCTCACAGCGCTGCTGCTGTTCGCCGCCGCGGCCCTGTTCCCCGCCGCGTCGCCCGCGGCGGCCGCCGCGCCCACGCCCGTACCCGGCCAACTGCAGCCGTACAACGTAGAAGCCGTCTACAGCTCCGGCATATCGTCGGGCGGCTACATGGCCACCCAGCTCCATGTGGCGTACTCCGGTACGTTCAGCGGCTCCGCGGCCTTCGCCTCGGGCCCGTACGGCTGCGCCCAGAACACGCTCTCCACCGCCCTCAACGCGTGCATGAACACCACGCAGGACCTCCAGCTCGCGAAGCTGGAGCAGACCACGCGGGACTGGTCGGCCCAGGGGCTCGTCGACCCCGTCGCCCACCTCTCGGGCGACCCGGTCTACGTCTTCAGCGGGTCGGGCGACACGACGGTGAAGCGGCCGGTGGCCGACGCGCTGGCCGACTACTACGGCCGGTTCGGCGCGCGGGTCCAGTACAACCGCACCACGGCTGCGGGCCATGCCTGGATCAGCCCGCTCGGCCCCAACTCCTGTACGGTCACGCAGAGTCCGTGGATCAACAACTGCGGCATCGACGCCGAGCGTGAGCTGCTCGGCCACCTGCTCGGCTCCGTCGCGGCCCCGAGCGGCTCCCCCGGCGGCACGCTGATCCAGTTCGACCAGAACGCGTACGCGCCCGGTGGCGCGGCGGCGCCGCTGTCCCTCGACGACAAGGGCTTCGTGTATGTGCCCGCGTCCTGCGCGCAGGGCGCGTCCTGCACGCTGATGGTGGCGCTGCACGGCTGCAAGCAGGGCCACGGATACCAGGGCTTCGGGACCCAGTTCGTCGACAAGGCGTATCTCAACGAATACGCCGACACCAACGACATGATCGTGCTGTACCCGCAGGCCGTCGCGACGGCCACCCTGGAGAACCCCAACGGCTGCTGGAACTGGTGGGGTTACCTCGGGGACTCGGCCCACGCCCGGCACGGCGGCAAGCAGATCGAGGCGGTCATGGGGATGGTCCGGGCGCTGCGCGGGTCCGCTCCGCCGCCGGTGACCGACCGGGTGACGCTCTCCAGCGTGGACGCGCAGGACGGCTATGTGAAGGCCGCGGCCGACGGATCGGGCGCGGCGGTGGGCACGCTGGAGGACACCTACGGTCTCGCGCTGGGCCGGGGCACCGACTCCAAGGTGAACCGGACGCTGCTCTCGTTCGACACCTCGCGGATCCCGGCGGGCAAGGAGATCACCCGCGCCTATCTGACGGTGAACCGCAGCAGCGGTTCGGGCGATCCGTGGTCGTCCCCCGCGGGCAACCGGCTCGTCGTGGACGTCACCACGGGCTGCGTGGGCGCGTGCGCCGTCGAGGCCTCGGACTGGTCGGCGGCGGCCACGGTGGCGGGCGGGGCGCAGATCGCCTCGTTCTCCTCGGGCAGCGCCTCCTCCACGGATCTGTCCGCGCAGGCGCTCGGCGCCCTGAACCGCGGCGGCACCACACAGATGCGGCTGCGCTTCGAGGCGGCCCCGGCCTCGACCGCGTATCTCTTCGTCAACAAGGACACTCCGGTGACGCTGACGGTCGAGTACCGCTGA
- a CDS encoding CU044_2847 family protein: MTAQGAVVVALDDTGALLATHPGGAVMRDVTRVEIEGAVLYVEAERLAPASELEGLGDRLPDLSGVTSALSSFAGQLSHALHQAAPDRATVEFGCELGLDAGGLTALIVRGSSSANLRVTLEWTKSP, translated from the coding sequence ATGACCGCTCAGGGGGCCGTCGTCGTAGCCCTCGATGATACTGGCGCTCTGCTCGCCACCCACCCCGGAGGAGCCGTGATGCGGGACGTCACCAGGGTCGAGATCGAAGGCGCCGTGCTCTACGTGGAGGCGGAGAGACTCGCCCCCGCCAGTGAGCTCGAGGGCCTGGGCGACCGCCTCCCGGATCTGTCCGGGGTCACCAGCGCCCTGTCCTCCTTCGCCGGCCAGCTCAGCCACGCGCTGCACCAGGCGGCCCCCGACCGGGCGACCGTGGAGTTCGGCTGCGAACTCGGCCTGGACGCGGGCGGGCTGACCGCGCTCATCGTCAGGGGCAGCAGCAGCGCCAACCTGCGGGTGACCCTCGAATGGACGAAGTCCCCGTGA
- a CDS encoding MFS transporter — MDLPTAIAPRGAARPRTRPVAHPNVLVMAVAGAVTVANIYFPQPLLDAIAQGLRVSQHTAGLVASAAQIGYALGILLLVPLADTARLRRLTALLLALTSGGLLIAAAAPNVLTLTLATLAVSTTTVLPQILTPVAAALAGPERRGRAVGLIGLGLTLGSTLSRTVSGAVSDVGGGWRTAYLLAAAATAALLFVVPRALPERAGPAARERLPYPRLLASLPRLFAEHREVRISALSGAAVFAAFSVFWATLAFHLAAPPLGFGPGVAGLFGLLSLPGALLSAYAGRLTDRHGARVVNAGALVCTAAAVAVVGFGAHSPVALVIGANLLVLGTSAAQVANQARIFGLGPRIAARVNTVFMLFSFGGGALGSLTAAWLYGAYGWTATTLASAGFTVLAALVVAATRRGAPSCVPRDTRKAGTHHPRSPQGETMPDLAALADEHLAEARTAPHGRSAHVVVHDGVLRQSVIALVSGTALDEHNAPPAASLQVLRGRVKLTAAGWSEELSAGALQMIPKERHGLAALEDAVVLLTAVND; from the coding sequence ATGGATCTCCCGACCGCCATCGCGCCGCGGGGCGCGGCCCGTCCGCGAACCCGCCCCGTCGCCCACCCCAACGTCCTGGTCATGGCGGTGGCGGGGGCAGTGACCGTCGCCAACATCTACTTCCCACAGCCGCTGCTCGACGCCATCGCGCAGGGGCTGCGCGTGTCCCAGCACACCGCGGGACTCGTCGCCTCCGCCGCCCAGATCGGCTACGCGCTCGGCATCCTGCTCCTCGTCCCGCTCGCCGACACCGCCCGGCTGCGCCGCCTCACCGCCCTCCTGCTCGCGCTCACCAGCGGCGGGCTGCTGATCGCCGCGGCGGCGCCGAACGTCCTCACCCTCACGCTCGCGACGCTCGCCGTCTCCACGACCACGGTCCTCCCCCAGATCCTCACCCCGGTGGCGGCGGCGCTCGCGGGGCCGGAGCGGCGCGGCCGGGCCGTCGGGCTCATCGGCCTCGGCCTGACGCTCGGCTCGACCCTCTCCCGTACCGTCTCGGGCGCGGTCTCGGACGTCGGCGGAGGCTGGCGCACCGCCTACCTGCTGGCCGCGGCGGCGACGGCCGCCCTCCTCTTCGTCGTGCCGCGCGCCCTGCCCGAGCGCGCGGGACCGGCCGCCCGGGAGCGGCTGCCGTATCCGCGGCTCCTGGCGAGCCTGCCCCGGCTGTTCGCCGAGCACCGGGAGGTACGGATCTCGGCGCTGAGCGGAGCCGCGGTCTTCGCCGCGTTCAGTGTCTTCTGGGCGACCCTCGCCTTCCATCTGGCGGCCCCTCCGCTGGGCTTCGGGCCGGGGGTGGCGGGGCTCTTCGGGCTGCTGAGCCTGCCAGGGGCGCTGCTCTCGGCGTACGCGGGACGGCTCACCGACCGCCATGGCGCGCGGGTGGTCAACGCCGGGGCGCTGGTGTGCACGGCCGCCGCCGTGGCCGTCGTCGGATTCGGGGCACACTCCCCCGTGGCGCTGGTGATCGGCGCCAACCTGCTGGTCCTGGGCACCAGCGCCGCCCAGGTGGCCAACCAGGCGCGGATCTTCGGTCTGGGTCCGCGGATCGCGGCCCGCGTCAACACCGTCTTCATGCTGTTCTCGTTCGGCGGCGGCGCGCTGGGCTCGCTCACGGCGGCATGGCTGTACGGGGCGTACGGCTGGACGGCGACGACCCTGGCCTCGGCGGGGTTCACCGTCCTGGCCGCGCTGGTGGTCGCGGCCACGCGGCGCGGCGCCCCGAGTTGCGTACCGCGCGACACGCGCAAGGCTGGAACTCACCACCCGCGCAGCCCGCAGGGAGAGACGATGCCGGACCTCGCAGCCCTCGCCGACGAACACCTTGCCGAGGCGCGTACCGCCCCGCACGGCCGGAGCGCCCATGTGGTGGTCCATGACGGCGTGCTCCGGCAGAGCGTGATCGCGCTGGTGTCCGGCACGGCCCTGGACGAGCACAACGCTCCGCCGGCCGCGAGTCTGCAGGTGCTGCGGGGGCGGGTGAAGCTGACGGCGGCCGGGTGGTCCGAGGAGCTGTCGGCGGGCGCGCTGCAGATGATCCCCAAGGAGCGGCACGGGCTCGCCGCCCTGGAGGACGCGGTCGTCCTGCTGACCGCCGTCAACGACTGA
- a CDS encoding L,D-transpeptidase, which produces MASRRNLKGWGVLTLAAGAVLVTTAAQPPASPRPGQAAAQAVDEAIVSLSGCASAGGLCATARHTVVLSGGPALTGRPFALDATRAPGPIAIALRTPGRLTDVTVTDRRGRRVAGRPSADGTRWTSTAPLLADGHYTAHLTVERARPGGHARRAARLEFRTGMAPEGERLSVAFGPSSGRTYGVGQPVTAELSHPVPAADPEARRVVERALDVRSEPRVVGAWHWVRPTTLHYRPRAYWPAHTTVRVRSGLDGVRVTDRLHGGPSNPLTFTTGDRVEAVTDVATLRMTVKRDGRILRTIPVTTGKAGFRTRGGIKVVLGKEPTVRMRGDSIGIPRRSRDYYDLKVRWATRVTWSGEYLHAAPWSTDAQGSENVSHGCTGMSTEDAAWLFRTVREGDLVEVINGYGAPMTPFGNGYGDWNLTWSRWQQGSAFGTEAGRPGRASGALRPDL; this is translated from the coding sequence ATGGCGTCACGCAGGAACCTCAAAGGGTGGGGCGTGCTGACCCTGGCCGCCGGAGCCGTACTCGTCACCACGGCCGCGCAGCCCCCGGCCTCCCCGCGGCCCGGGCAGGCCGCCGCGCAGGCCGTGGACGAGGCGATCGTGTCGCTGAGCGGCTGCGCGTCGGCCGGGGGCCTGTGCGCGACGGCCCGGCACACCGTGGTGCTGTCCGGCGGACCGGCCCTGACGGGACGGCCGTTCGCGCTCGACGCCACACGCGCCCCCGGACCGATCGCCATCGCGCTCAGGACACCGGGCCGGCTGACCGACGTCACCGTGACCGACCGGCGCGGGCGCCGAGTCGCCGGGCGCCCGAGCGCGGACGGAACCCGCTGGACCAGCACGGCCCCGCTCCTCGCCGACGGCCACTACACCGCACACCTCACCGTCGAGCGGGCGCGCCCGGGAGGGCACGCGCGGCGCGCCGCCCGCCTGGAGTTCCGTACCGGCATGGCACCGGAGGGGGAACGGCTCAGCGTCGCGTTCGGCCCGTCGTCCGGACGGACGTACGGCGTCGGGCAGCCGGTCACCGCCGAACTGAGCCACCCGGTGCCGGCGGCCGACCCCGAGGCCCGCAGAGTCGTCGAACGCGCCCTCGACGTCCGGTCCGAACCGCGCGTCGTGGGAGCCTGGCACTGGGTCCGCCCCACCACGCTCCACTACCGGCCCCGTGCCTACTGGCCCGCCCACACCACCGTCCGGGTCCGCAGCGGCCTCGACGGAGTCCGCGTCACCGACCGGCTCCACGGCGGCCCGTCGAACCCGCTGACCTTCACCACCGGCGACCGCGTCGAGGCCGTCACCGATGTGGCCACCCTGCGGATGACCGTCAAGCGCGACGGCCGGATCCTCCGCACCATCCCCGTGACCACGGGCAAGGCCGGCTTCCGGACGCGCGGCGGCATCAAGGTCGTGCTGGGCAAGGAGCCGACGGTCCGCATGCGCGGCGACTCCATCGGCATCCCCCGCCGCAGCCGCGACTACTACGACCTCAAGGTCCGCTGGGCGACCCGCGTCACCTGGAGCGGCGAATATCTGCACGCCGCCCCCTGGTCGACGGACGCGCAGGGCAGCGAGAACGTCAGCCACGGCTGCACCGGCATGAGCACCGAGGACGCCGCCTGGCTCTTCCGTACCGTCCGCGAGGGAGACCTCGTCGAGGTGATCAACGGATACGGCGCGCCGATGACCCCCTTCGGCAACGGCTACGGCGACTGGAACCTGACCTGGTCGCGGTGGCAGCAGGGCAGCGCCTTCGGGACCGAGGCGGGCCGCCCCGGCCGCGCCTCGGGCGCCCTGCGGCCCGACCTGTGA